Genomic segment of Umezawaea sp. Da 62-37:
CCCAGCCGGGGAACCGCACGCAGCGGCCCCCGACGGGCGGGTCGATCGCGGTGCCGGGCGCGAGGCCGCCGGTGATCCGCGCGGACACCACCGTCACCGCGACCGAACCGGTGCGTTCGACGTGGGTCAGCACGAGGTCGGCCGCCACCCCCGCGGCGTCCAGCGCGGACAGCACCTGCCGGTCGAAGTGCGCGCCCACCGACGTGAACTCCGGGACCAGCCGCACCCAGCGCATCAGATCACGTCCACGAACACCGGGTTCGCGTAGAACCACAGGTCCGCCCACGGGTCGGCGTCGCCGACGACGTCCATGACCGGGCCGCCGTCGGCGGTGAGCTGGTTGCCGTCGGTGCCCCGCACGCGCAGGTAGAACGCGCTCGCGACGTCGCGGAACACGTACGTGAACCGCGCCCGGTTCTTGGTGACCTCGAACGACTTCACGACGGCGGTGCCCGGCGCGGACAGCGCGTCGCGGTCGACGGACGGCCCCGTGACCGGGCCCGCGATGAGGTCGAGCTTGGCCAGCTTCGGCACCACACCGGCGAAGTTCGGCCCACCGGCACCGGTGACGTCGATGGTCACCTCGATCGAGCCGCCGCGCTCGACGTAGGTGCGGCCGCCCAACGTGACGCCCCGGTTGTCGCCCTCGCCCAGTGCCCGCACGCGCACGTCCAGGCCGTCGATCAGCCTGCCGTGCACCGCGATCACCTTGCCGGACTGGAGCCCGCGCATGACGTCCACGTACGACTTCGACCGCGCCCCCACCACGGTGCGGCTGTAGAAGCCGGGGAAGAAGTCGCCGAACCCGGTCTGCTTCACCCCCGAGTCGACCGGCGCGCCGCGGCTGCCGGTCTTCTCGTAGTCCTGCGCGCCCGGCGTGATCGTGTCCGCGAAGACCTGGTGCACGTCCGAGGTGGAGGTGATCCACCACGGCCTGCCCTCGGCCAGCATCGAGTCCCACAGGCCGCCGACCTTCGCGGTCATCCAGTCGAACCCGCCGTAGGTGCGGTACGGGTTCTCGCTCCCGGTCGGCGCGTAGCCGGGGTGGCTGTCCACACCGGGCGACGAGTCGTAGTAGCCGCGCGCGCCGCCGCGGCCGCCCGCCGACTTGGGGATGCCCGAGGCCTGGTGGCCCGGCGCGCCCTCCATGCCCACGGCGACACCGGGTGCGGCGTCCCGCCAGCCGCGCAGTTCGTGCGGGCTGTCGACACCGCGTCGCGCGGGGTGGTTGGCCAACATCAGCGCGATCTCGGTCCGTCCACTGAGGACCTGCGCTTCCAGGTAACGCAGTGCCGCCAACGCGTACGGCTCGCCGTCCGCCGACGTGGCCCGCGCGATCAGCCCCTTGCCGCCGTTCTCCACCGACGTCGACAGCACGCCGCCGTCGTACGCGCCTTCGAACGCGCGCAGGATGTCGACGGTGTTCCGGTCCGGCGGCAGGAACACCGTCGCGTGCTCGGCGCCGGGGATGTTCCACTCCAGGCCCTGGTACACCAGCACGTCGCGGTTCGCCTTGCGCGCCTTCTCGATGTCCGGCGTGACCTGGTCGATGGAGAACTTCTGGTGCGCCACACCGCCGTGGTCGGTGATGACCATCCAGTCCAGCCCGTGCGCGCGGGCCTTGGCGACCTGCGTGGACACCGGGTACTGGCCGTCGCCGGAGTACTGGGTGTGGATGTGGTGGTCGCCCGAGTACCAGCGCTGCGGCGCGCCCCACTGGTTCGTCGGCACGGGAGTGGCGGCGGCCGTGCCCGCGCCACCCGCCAGCGCCACCCCGCCGACGGCGACGCCGAGACCGGCCAGGAAGCGCCGGCGGGCGACCGCGATGGGCCGGTCGTCCGCCGGGTCCTGCCAGCTGCCCTCGACGGGCTCTACCTCGTGGTGGTGGTGCTCATGGCCATCGTGGTGGTGCGACATGTGTTGGGCTCACCGTTCGCGCGTCGACTACGTCGCCGCGGAGTATGTCCAGGTGAGAGCGCCGCCGACGTCGGACAACCGGTGAACTCCCGATGAACCCTCACGTCTGCTCGGCGCGCTTGGCGTTCCTGGTCACCGCCTCGACGATGGTCGGCCACACCTGCTCCGGGAGGTCGTGGCCCATGCCGTCGACCACCAGCAGTTCGGCGTCCGGCACGGCCGCGGCCGTCGCCTCGCCGCCCGAGACGCCGATCAGCGGGTCGGCCGCGCCGTGGACGACCAGGGTCGGCAGGGTCACGCCGCGCAGCCCCGGCGTGCGGTCGGGCGAGGCCAGGACGGCGGCCAGGTGCCGCGGCGAGGCCAGCGGGCGGTGCGACCGGTCGTGACTGGCCTCGATGCGCCTGCGTGCGACGTCCTCGTCCACGTCGAAGCCCGGCGACCGGGTCAGCCGCGACGAGGCGAGGCGCTGCTCGATGATCCCCTCGCGGGTCGGCGGCGACGGCTGGGCGAGCGTGGCGATCACCTCGGGCCTGCCCTGCCCGACGCTCGGGTCACCCGTGGTGGACATGATCGAGCACAGGCTGAGCAGCCGTTCCGGGTGGTCGATGGCGGCCTGCTGGACGATCATGCCGCCCATCGACGCCCCGACCACGTGCGCGCGGTCGATCCCGAGCGCGTCGAGCAGGCCGATGAGGTCCGCGGCCAGGTCGGCGATCAGGTAGGGCGCGGTCGAGGTGTCGCCCGACAGCAGGGCGGCCAGGTCCGGCAGCGGCAGGTCGTCGAGCCATGTCGACAGGCCGACGTCGCGGTTGTCGTACCTGATCACGTGGAAGCCCTGCGCGGCGAACAACCCGCAGAAGCCCTCGTCCCACGTCGTCATCTGGGCGCCGAGCCCCATCACCAGCACCATCGGCGGGTCGGCGGGGTCGCCGAAGGTGTCGTACTCGAGTTCGAGGTCTGCGAACTTCACTCGCGGCATGGGTGGCGGCCTTTCCACAATTCGATTTGTTCACATGCGTGAATAAAGACAGTCTGCCCGGTCCGGCATAAAGTCGGGGAAAAAGTTCCGGTCCGGGAAATCATTGACCTAACTGGTCTGGACCACCCACACTATCGGTCTCCCCAAACCCCTGCGAGGAGACCAGATGAACCGATCGCCTCTGCGCGCGAAAATCGTTGTGGCCGCCCTGTCCGCGCTGCTCACGGTAGCCGGGACCCAGGTGGCGACCGCTGTTTCCCAACCGGCACCGGATGGCGGGTTGACGATCGCGGCGCCCGCCACGTTCACGCACCCCGGAGTGCTGGTCAGCCAACCGCAGCTCGAGTTCATGCGGACCAAGGTGCTCGCCGGCGCACAGCCGTGGAAATCCGCGTACGACCAGATGATGGCCAGCAAGTACGCCTCCCTGACGCGCACCCCGCTGCCGCGCGCGGTCGTGGAATGCGGTTCCTACTCGAACCCGAACTACGGCTGCACCGACGAGCGCGAGGACGCGATCGCCGCGTACACGCTCTCGCTCGCCTGGTACGTCACGAAGGACACCCGGTACGCGAACAAGGCGATCCAGATCATGGACGCCTGGGCGCCGGTCATCAAGGACCACACCAACAGCAACGCCCGGTTGCAGACCGCGTGGTCCGGGTCGTCGTGGCCGAAGGCGGCCGAGATCATCCGCTACACCTACACCGGGTGGCCCGCGGCGAACGTGGCGAAGTTCGCGACCATGCTGCGCACGGTCTACCTGCCGGAGATCCAGGCCGGGCTGGCGAACACCAACGGCAACTGGGAACTCAGCATGATGGAGGCCTCCATCGGCATCGCCGTGTTCCTGGAGGACCGCGCGGCCTACGACAAGGCCGTGTCGATCTTCCGCACCCGGCTCCCGGCTTACATCTACCTGTCCACGGACGGCGCGCTGCCCAGGACGCCGCCCGGCAGCGGCATCGACACCCGCGACGAGATCATCGCCTACTGGCAGGGCCAGTCGACGTTCCAGGACGGCGTCAGCCAGGAGACGTGCCGCGACTTCACCCACACCGGGTACGGCCTGGCCGCCGCGGCGCACATCGCCGAGACGGCCCACCACCAGGGCCAGGACCTGTGGGGCGAGAACAAGGACCGGATGCGCCACGCGTACGGCCTGCACGCCCGCTACCAGCTGGAAGCGATGCCGTCGTGGCTGTGCGGCGGTGTCCGCAGCCAGAACCTCGGCCCGACGACCGAGGTCGCGTTCAACGCGCTGAACACCCGGCTGGGCATCGCCATGGCGAACACCCAGAAGTACACCGAGCAGCAGCGCCCGCAGGGCACGGACAACCTGTTCATCGCCTGGGAGACCCTGACCCACGCGCAGAACCCGGCGTAGTCCACCGGCCGCGGGCGGCTCCGGCCGCCCGCGGTCCCAGCCCCCGCCGACTGGTCAGACCAGCCCCTGGACGTCCGCGTAGCTCGGGATCCCGTCGGGGACCGGCCCGCCGTCGCGCACCGCGCACGCGGTCGTGACGGCGGCGTGCAACGCGGCCCGGAACAGCAGCGATCCCGTGCTGACCCGCCTGACCCCCAGTTCCCCCAAACGCTTCAGGCCGAGCGCGGGGACGTGCAGGACGTTCAGCGGCGCGGCCACCGCCTCGACCACGGCCGCGATGTCCTCCTCCGAAGCCAGTCCCGGCACGAAGACGCCGTCCGCGCCCGCGTCCAGGTAGCGGCGCGCGCGGTCCACAGTGGACTCCCGGTCGACCGACAGCCAGTAGGTGTCCACCCGCGCGTTGACGAACAGCCCCGGCGCGCCCTCCTTGGCCGCCCGCACCAACTCCGCCTGCTCCTCCGGGTCGGCCAAGCGCCCACCGGGCCGCCCGTCCTCGATGTTCACCCCCGCCACCCCCAGTTCCGCGAGTTCCGCCGCGAGTTGCCCCACGTCACCCCCGAACCCGGACTCGACGTCCACCGTCACCGGCACCGGCAGCCCGACGATCATCCGGGCCAGCGCCACCGTCTCGCCCCGCGCCACGCCTTCCCCGTCGGCCAGGCCGTGCGCGGCCGCCACCCCGAGGCTCGTCGTGCCGATCGCCGCGAACCCGGCGGCGTGCAGCGCGACCGCCGACGCGAAGTCCCAGGCGTTCGGCAGCAACAGGGGCTCGTCGGCGTGGTGCAGGTCGTGGAACGTCATCGGGTCAGTCCTTCCGCGATGGCCAGCGCGTGCTCACGCCCTGGACAGGCGTGCGCCCCGAGCCCGAAGGGGTGATCGGTCAGGTCGACCTCGACCAGCGTGCCGTCCGGCGCGATCCGGCGCGTCACGGGCACCGGCGGGTGGACGCCCGCGACCAGTGCCGCCATGGCCCCGCACGCCTGCACCAGCAGCCCGATCCGGTTCGCGGTCCGCTCGTCCCACCCGCCGCAGGCGTCGACCAGCCTCGCCACGGCCGCGTCGGCTTCCGGCGTGACGGCCGTGTGCGGCTGGTAGGACCGGGCCACCAGGTCGACGTCCTCCGGGTCCACGTCCAGCCCCAGCGCCTCGGCGAGCACCTCCACCGGGCCCGTGCCCCGGCTCCCGGCCAGGGCTCGCGGTTCGACGGCCGCCAGCTCGGCGACGACCAGCGCCCGCCGCCGCTCGTGCACCGGCCCGTCGCTGAACCGGACGACGGACGCCCGCAGCCAGGCGACCCCCTCCGAGGCGTCGGGAACCGGGGGGACGGTGTAGCGGGGATCGGTCAGCGCGCTGGACATGCCACGACCGTAGGACCCGGACACTTCGGCGCGCGCCGAACGGTCGACGCCGCACACTGGACACCGTGGACGAACTCGCGGACCTCGCGGCACTGCTGGCCGACCGCACCAGGGCCGCGTTCTGCGTCGCCCTGCTGGACGGCCGCGCGTGGACCGCCGGGGAGCTGGCCGCGCACGCCGGGGTCGCCGCGTCGACGACCAGTGAACACCTCGGCAGGCTCGTCGCGGGCGGGCTGCTGGCGGAACGACGGCAAGGACGGCACCGGTACGTGCAGCTCGCGAACCAGCAGGTGGCACAGCTGATCGAAGACCTCCTGGCCCACGCGAAGCCGGCCGCACCGCGTTCGGGCCTGCGCGCCGCCAGCGCCTCGGCCGCCATGGCCAGAGCGCGGACCTGCTACGACCACTTCGCGGGTCGCCTTGGCGTCGGCATCACCGATGCCATGACCGCCAAGGGATACCTGTCCCGAACCGATGGGTTCGCGCTCACCGACACCGGTTTCGCCTGGCTGACCGGACCTCTCGGCGCGGACGGGCCCCGGCTCCGCGCCACCCGGCGCCCGTTGAGCCGACCGTGCCTGGACTGGACGGAACGCCGCACCCACCTGGCCGGCGCGGCGGGAGCCCATGTGCGCCAGCACTTCCAGGCCCAGGACTGGGTGCGCCGGATCGGCACCACCCGCGCGGTTCAGGTCACCCCGACGGGCGCGACGGCGTTGCGGGACCTGCTGGGACTGGACGTGGCCGACCTCGGCTGACCGCGACGCCGAAGATCGGGGTGCCCGAACCCGGACGCCCCGCACTCGGCTCAGGCCCTAGAGCCGCCCGCTCCAGTGCGCCAGCCACTCGTCGTTGACCACGTCGACCAGCACGCAGGTGATGTTGTCCGGTCCGCCGCCCTCGTTGGCCAGCGCGATCAGCTTCACCACGGCCTCGTCGCGGTCCTCGACCTGCGTGAGCACCTCGAGGATCGCCTCCGGCGCCACCACGTCCGACAGCCCGTCCGAGCACAGCAGGTACCGGTCGTTCACCTGCACCTCGTGCAGGAACACGTCCGGCTCGGGCGAGTTCCCGGCCTGCAGGGCGCGCATCAACATCGACCGGCGCGGGTGCAGCACCGCCTGCTCGGCGGGCATCCGCCCCTCGTCCACCAGCGCCTGCACCATCGTGTGGTCCCGCGTCACCTGCGAGATCTCCCCCTCGCGCACCAGGTAGCACCGCGAATCCCCGATGTGCGCGACCGCGAACTTGGACCCGTCGACCCACAGCAGCGCGGTCAGGGTCGTGCCCATCCCCCGCATCCGCAGGTCCTGCTCGGCCATGTCGGTCAGCCGCAGCGCGACCTCGTCCATCATAGCCGTCAACGCCGGAACGGGGTCGCCGGTCACGTCGTAGTGCGCCAGCACGTCGATGGCGGTGGCGCTGGCGATCTCGCCGAACGCGTGGCCGCCCATGCCGTCGGCGACGGCGTACAGCGGGGGCTCGGCGCAGGCGGAGTCCTCGTTCAGCTCGCGGCGGAGCCCTGGGTGGGAGCCAACGGCGTGGGCCAGCCGGTTGTGCGTCATGGGAACAGTGAAACATTGGTTGATTCAGTTCACAAGCAGAACCACTGTGCATCGGTTGTGAACTAGGGTGTACGGCATGGACCAGGACGCCACCGTGAGCGCGGGCGACATCGCCCGCCTCGTCGACGTGGGGCGTGCCGCCGTGAGCAACTGGCGCAGGCGGCACGAGGACTTCCCCACGCCGGTCGGCGGCACGGCGTCCAGTCCGCTGTTCTCCCTCAACGAGGTCGAGGACTGGTTGCGGCGCAACGGGAAGCGCGTCGACGTGTCACCGGTGGAACGCGCCTGGCAGTGGTTGCGCGGCGCGGGCGACGACCTGTGCCTCGGCGACCGGGTGGCCGAGGCGGGGGCCGCCCTGCGGTCGGAGGACGGGGGCGCGCTGGCCTCCCTGGCGGCCGAGCGCGGGCCGCTGGCGGCGTTCGAGTTCCTCTGCGAGCGCTACCTGGAAGCGCATTCCCGGCAGCTCGACGCCACTCCCGCGGACGTGGCCGCGCTGCTGGTCAGGCTCACCGAGCCGGACGGCGGGACCCTGTACGACCCGGCCTGCGGACTGGGCACGACGCTGGTCGACACGCCTGCCGCGCGGGTGCTCGGCCAGGAGATCGACGAGACCTCCGCGACCATCGCCGAACACCGGCTGCGACTTCGATCACAGCCCGGCGACATCCACGTCGGGGACGCCCTGCGGCAGGACGGCTTCGCGGGCGAACTGGCCGACGCGGTGGTGTGCGACCCGCCGTTCACCGAGCGCGCGTGGGGCTACGACGAGCTGGCGGGCGACCCGCGCTGGGAGTACGGGTTGCCGCCGCGCGGCGAGTCGGAGCTGGCCTGGGTGCAGCACTGCCTGAGCCACGCCAAACCCGGTGGCCTGGTGGCGATCCTGATGCCGTCGGCGGCCGCCAGCCGCCGTCCCGGCCGCCGGATCCGGGCGAACCTGCTGCGGGCGGGGGCGCTGCGCGCGGTGCTGACGCTGCCGGGCGGGCCGGACCTGTGGGTGCTGCGCCGCCCCGAGCCCGGCGACCGCACGCCGTCGCACGTGCTGCTGGCCGAGGTCGACGAGCTGTCCACTGTGGACGGTCTGTGGGCGGCGTTCCGCACGGACCCGACCGACGGGCCGTCCGTGCCGATCGTGGACGTGCTCGACGAGGACGTCGACCTGAGCCCGGCCGTGCAGACGTTGCGGCGCAGCGGTGGCGAGGACACGCACCTCGCGTTCGTCGAGGCGCTCGCCGCGCTGCGCAAGACGGTGCTGCCGACCCCGGAGGTGGAGAAGGCGTCGCAGCAGGCCCCGCCGATGACGACGATCGGCGAGCTGGCCAAGGGCGGCCTGCTGACGATGAAGCACGCGGGCGCGAAGCTCACCACCGGCACCGGGGAGCTGCCCGTGCTGACCGCCGACGACCTCGCCGCGGGCGTGGAGCCGTCCGAGCGCACCACGCCCGATCCCGACCTGGTCGAGGTCGAGCCCGGCGACGTGGTCGCGTCCCCGATGGGCACCGCCCGCGTGGTCGGCTGCCGCGCCGTGCTCGGCCCGTACCTCGCGGTCTACCGGGTGGACCCGAAGCGGCTGGACCCGCACTTCCTCGCGGGCGTCCTGCGCGCGGCGGCGTCGCGCGCGCACCAGGGGTCGAGCCGGGTCGACGCGCGGCGCACCCAGGTGCCGCGGCTGCCGCTGGCCGAGCAGCAGGCGTACGGGAAGGCGTTCCGGCAGCTCGGCGTGCTCGAGGACGCGCTGCGCGAGACGGCCGCGTTGGGCGAGAGCGTCATCCGGCTAGGCTTCGGCGGCCTGATGGACGGTCACCTCCGACCGCGGAGTTAGGACGGGCATGCTCATCGCCGACAGGTACGAGCTGGACGACCTGCCGCTGGGCCAGGGCGGGATGGGCGCCGTCCACGGCGGCTACGACCGCCACCTCGACCGGCGGGTCGCCGTGAAGTTCCTCCAGCTGCCCGGCGGGCGCGACGAGGAGATGGAGCACCGCTTCACCCGCGAGGCCAGGATCCTGGCCAAGCTGGAGCACGCGGGCGCTCCGGTGCTCTACGACTTCGGCGTGTACGAGTACCGGATGTTCCAGGTCATGCAGTTCATCGACGGCGTCACGGTCGCCGATCTGGTCGGCGAGCACGGGCCGTTGCCGGTGTCCTGGGCGGCTTCCATCGCGGCGCAGGCGTGCGCGGTGCTGGCGGCGGCGCACAGCCTGTCGATCTGCCACCGGGACCTGAAGCCGACCAACCTCATGCTGTGCCCGGACGGCAGCGTGAAGGTGCTCGACTTCGGGCTGGCCGTCCTGCGCGAGTCCGACGTCGCCCAGTTCACCCGGTGGGGGCAGATGCTCGGCACGCCCGCGTACATGGCGCCGGAGCAGATCCAGCGGGGCAACGCCGAGCCGCGCAGCGACCTGTACGCGTTGGGGTGCGTGCTGCACGAGATGCTGACCGGGCGGCAGCTGTTCACCGGGGAGACGGCGTACACGGTGTTCGACAAGCAGGTGAAGCAGCGGCCGTCGTCGGTGCCGCGGATCCCGGTGGCGCTGGACGAGCTGTTGCAGGACATGCTGGAGAAGGACCCGGAACGGCGGCCGGTCGACGCCACGACGCTGTTCGAGCGGCTGCTGCCCTTCGCCGTGGACCTGCCGATGCTGCCGGGTTTCCTCACGCCGCCCTCCACGCCGAGCCCGGACCGGATGTACGCGCGGGTCGTGGGACGGGTGCTGGAGGACTAGCGCGGCAGGACGGTCGCGCCCGCTCGCGCCACGATCTCCTGCAACGCCGCCACGTGCCCGTCGAACGCCGCGCGGCCCGCGTCGGTGAGCCGCGCGGAGGTGCGCGGCCGCTTGCCGACGAAGTGCTTGTGGATCTCCACGTAACCCGCGTCCTCCAACGTGGTCAGCTGCTTCGACAGCGCCGAGTCGGACGTGCCGACGGTATCGCGGAGGAACTTGAAGTCCGCCCACTCCGCCGCCGCGAGCAGCGAGACGATCGACAGGCGGGTGGGGGCGTGGACCAGCTCGTCGAACTTCGGTTCTGTCACCGGGATCCCTTCGCGACGCGGTCCACCATCATGGTCCGCAGCCTGCGGGTGAGGAACGGCCCACCGCCGATCATGAGCACGGCGCACGCGACCCCGCCCAGCGTGGCCGCGTGGGGCGTGCCGAGCGCGTTGAGCGAGAAGGACACGAGCATCGTCACGAGCAGCACCCCGAGGGTGAAGCCGAGGATCATCAGGACGCCCGTGCCACCGAGGAGCGTGTTGCGCGGCCGGGCGTGGCGTCGGCCGCGGATCGCCATCGCGCCGACCGCGGCGCAGTTGCCGAGCACGAACACGGTGGTGCCGATGCCGAGCGCCAAGCCGTTGTCGGTCTCGACGGCAGCGGAGAAGCCGGCGACCAGCAGGCCGATCGCCCACCAGAACCAGGTCGGGATCAGCGCCCGCTCGATGATCTGCCCCTGCCGCTGGCGGATCTCCGCGAGCGCGTCGGCGGCCTGGCCGGGTGGTGGCGGTTGCTGCTGCATGGCGGTCTCCTGGGCTCGTCGGGTAACGAGTCCAGGATGGCACGTACTTTCCCGCTTGGAAAGTACTTTCCCCGATTACGGTCCGCGCTGGCTGTAGAACTCGCTCAGCACCAGCATCGCCGCCCCGGCGGCCACGAGGTCGTCGCCCAGCGGGCTGACGCTGACGTCGACCTCCAGCCAGTCCGAGCGCGGGACCTGCTCGCGCACCACGTCGCGGATCCCGTCGGCGTACAGCTCCGGCGCGCCCTGCACCACCCGGCCGCCCAGGACGACGTGGTCGAGGTCGAGCAGCTGCACCAGACCCGCGACGGCCATGCCGAGCACGGTGACCGCGCCCTTGGGGTCGTCGGCGGCGAGCGCCAGGTTGTGGACGATCTCGACGCAGCCCGAACGGCCGCAGGCGCACCGGGGGCCGCCGAGCTGGATGGTGGTGTGGCCGTACTCCCCCGCGTTGGTGCGGGCGCCGCGGTGGACCTGGCCGTCCAGCAGCAGCCCCACGCCGACGCCGGTGCCGACGATGACCAGGGCGGCGTGCCGCAACTCGTCGCCGCGGCGCCAGGCCTCGGCGATCATGGCGGTGTTGGTGTCCTTGTCGACCACGACCGACAGGCCCAGCCGCTGCTCGGCGAGATCCCGCAGCGGCACGTCGTGCCAGCCGACGAGGCCGGTGGCGTCGTGGACCACGCCGTCGCGGTGGTCGAGCGGGCCGACGAAGCCGATGCCGACGCCGAGGAGGCGTTCGTCGGGCACCTCGTTGCGGGCCAGCAGGACGTCGACGAGCTTGGCCAGCTCCTCGACGAACACCTCCGGCCCGAAATCGCGGGGCAGGGCGACGACCGTGCGGTCGACGACGGCGCCGGACAGGTCGGCGAGCACGACCCGCAGCTCGTCGCGTTCGACCGCGGCGCCGAGCGCGACCCTGCTGGAGGACACCAGGCGGACGAGGGTGCGGGGTTTGCCGACGCCGACGTTGCGCCTGCCGGAGTCGACCAGGAGGCCGTCGGCGATGAGCCTGCTCACGATCTTGGACACGGCCTGCGGGGTGAGCCCGCTGCGCTCGGCGAGTTCCACCCTCGTCATGGGTTCACCCCGTCGCGCGAGACCGAGCACCACCGCGTCGTTGTACCCACGCAGGAACCGCAAGTTCGCCACGGCGCCATGATCGCATGAGTTGTCCGATTCGGCTGGCGATTAGACTACAGCGTTGCTTTAATGCTGCTCATGGCAGCTGACCTCCGCACCGGTGTGATCGGGTACGGGATCGCGGGCCGCGTGTTCCACGCCCCGCTGATCTCCTCGACACCCGGCCTCGCCCTCACCTCGATCGTGACCACGGACCCCGAACGCCGCGCGCAGGCGAGTGCCGCGCACCCCGACGTCGAACTCCTCGACACCGCCGACGACCTGTTCGCGTCCGGGGTCGACCTCGTCGTCATCGGCTCGCCGAACAAGACCCACGTGGA
This window contains:
- a CDS encoding ROK family transcriptional regulator, which translates into the protein MANLRFLRGYNDAVVLGLARRGEPMTRVELAERSGLTPQAVSKIVSRLIADGLLVDSGRRNVGVGKPRTLVRLVSSSRVALGAAVERDELRVVLADLSGAVVDRTVVALPRDFGPEVFVEELAKLVDVLLARNEVPDERLLGVGIGFVGPLDHRDGVVHDATGLVGWHDVPLRDLAEQRLGLSVVVDKDTNTAMIAEAWRRGDELRHAALVIVGTGVGVGLLLDGQVHRGARTNAGEYGHTTIQLGGPRCACGRSGCVEIVHNLALAADDPKGAVTVLGMAVAGLVQLLDLDHVVLGGRVVQGAPELYADGIRDVVREQVPRSDWLEVDVSVSPLGDDLVAAGAAMLVLSEFYSQRGP